The following are encoded in a window of Salinigranum halophilum genomic DNA:
- the hflX gene encoding GTPase HflX, whose translation MSRDAIVAKRVDTGTADLTEICDLARAAGYDVVGELTQSREEDAAYMFGEGKVDELAALVVETGADVVVVDNRVGPYQLYNIGSKLPDEVEVVDRFTLILDIFGQRAHTKKAQLQVELAELRYELPRAEAKASLAKRDERPGFMGLGEYDESREQDIKAQIARIKRELDAIAEKEETRREERRESGFDLVALAGYTNAGKSTLMRQLAADLSVDENEDLHPDLDPTAESEDRLFTTLGTTTRRADTGTRDVLLTDTVGFISNLPHWLVESFKSTLDSVYRADLVLLVVDASESTEEMREKLVTCHDTLYERNEAPIVTVLNKVDKVDESELEEKKRALSALAPNPVVVSGLTGENIGELTARIEAELPDWQHERLLLPMTDDTMSLVSWVHDHGHVEREEYDGDSVTLEFEARPAVVEKARAKAGDLAAVESA comes from the coding sequence ATGAGCCGGGACGCCATCGTCGCCAAACGCGTGGATACGGGGACAGCCGACCTCACCGAGATCTGCGACCTCGCGCGCGCGGCTGGCTACGACGTCGTCGGCGAACTCACGCAGTCACGCGAGGAGGACGCCGCGTACATGTTCGGCGAGGGGAAGGTCGACGAACTCGCCGCGCTCGTCGTCGAGACGGGTGCCGACGTGGTCGTCGTCGACAACCGAGTCGGACCGTATCAGCTGTACAACATCGGCTCGAAGCTCCCGGACGAGGTCGAGGTCGTCGACCGGTTCACGCTCATCCTCGACATCTTCGGGCAGCGTGCCCACACCAAGAAGGCGCAGTTGCAGGTCGAACTCGCCGAACTCCGGTACGAACTCCCCCGGGCGGAGGCGAAAGCCTCGCTCGCAAAGCGCGACGAGCGGCCCGGGTTCATGGGGCTCGGCGAGTACGACGAGAGCCGAGAGCAGGACATCAAGGCCCAGATCGCCCGCATCAAACGCGAACTGGACGCCATCGCGGAGAAAGAAGAGACCCGACGCGAGGAGCGCCGCGAGTCCGGCTTCGACCTCGTCGCACTCGCGGGCTACACCAACGCGGGGAAGTCGACGCTGATGCGGCAACTCGCCGCGGACCTCTCGGTCGACGAGAACGAGGACCTCCACCCGGACCTCGACCCCACCGCGGAGTCGGAAGACAGGCTGTTCACCACCCTCGGAACCACCACTCGTCGAGCCGACACGGGGACGAGGGACGTCCTCTTGACCGACACGGTCGGGTTCATATCGAACCTCCCCCACTGGCTCGTCGAGTCGTTCAAGTCGACGCTCGATTCCGTGTATCGAGCCGACCTCGTCCTGCTCGTCGTCGACGCCTCCGAGTCGACTGAGGAGATGCGCGAGAAGCTCGTCACCTGTCACGACACGCTGTACGAGCGCAACGAGGCCCCCATCGTCACCGTGTTGAACAAGGTCGACAAGGTCGACGAGAGCGAGTTAGAAGAGAAGAAGCGCGCCCTCTCGGCGCTCGCGCCAAACCCCGTCGTCGTCTCGGGATTGACCGGCGAGAACATCGGCGAACTGACGGCGAGAATCGAGGCCGAACTCCCCGACTGGCAGCACGAGCGCCTCCTCCTCCCGATGACCGACGACACGATGAGCCTCGTCTCGTGGGTCCACGACCACGGCCACGTCGAGCGCGAGGAGTACGACGGCGACTCCGTCACGCTGGAGTTCGAGGCGCGCCCCGCCGTCGTCGAGAAGGCGCGGGCGAAAGCCGGCGACCTCGCCGCAGTCGAGTCGGCCTGA
- a CDS encoding Single-stranded DNA binding protein, translating to MNIDDHAEELASALGVDKAEVKADLQNLLQYSVPIEEAKQSVRRKHGGDTGSSPSAPSTKEVGSITTEDGNVTVTARVLTVGTRSIQYQGDEQVIREGELADATGTISYTSWEDFGFEPGDSVTVGNAGVREWDGKPELNLGSSTTVAMANETVETPYDDDIGGEAALADLEPGDRGRTVEVRVVEVESKTINGRNGETDILSGVLGDASGRLPFTDWEPREGLSEGASVRIEGVYVREFRGVPSVNLSEFTTVTPLSEPVSVRDSAPQLSVREAVTSGGMFDVEVVGNLLEVRDGSGLIERCPECGRVVQNGQCRTHGDVDGEDDMRVKAILDDGSGTVTVVLDRDLTEEVYGGTMAEAREQAREAMDKEVVADRIRDRLVGREYRVRGNLSVDDYGANLDADEFAESADDPATRARDVLDAVDDDPEEVSA from the coding sequence ATGAACATCGACGACCATGCCGAGGAGCTCGCCTCCGCCCTCGGCGTCGACAAAGCGGAGGTCAAAGCGGACCTGCAGAACCTGCTCCAGTACAGCGTCCCCATCGAGGAAGCGAAACAGAGCGTCCGGCGGAAACACGGCGGCGACACCGGGAGTTCTCCGTCGGCCCCGTCGACGAAAGAGGTCGGGTCGATCACGACCGAGGACGGGAACGTGACGGTCACCGCCCGCGTGCTCACTGTCGGGACGCGCTCGATTCAGTATCAGGGCGACGAACAGGTCATCCGCGAGGGAGAACTCGCGGACGCGACCGGGACGATATCGTACACCTCGTGGGAGGACTTCGGCTTCGAGCCCGGGGACTCCGTCACCGTCGGCAACGCGGGCGTCCGCGAGTGGGACGGCAAGCCCGAACTCAACCTGGGGAGTTCGACGACGGTGGCGATGGCGAACGAGACCGTCGAGACCCCCTACGACGACGACATCGGCGGCGAGGCCGCCCTCGCCGACCTCGAACCCGGCGACCGCGGCCGGACCGTCGAGGTGCGCGTCGTCGAGGTCGAGTCGAAGACGATCAACGGCCGCAACGGCGAGACAGACATCCTCTCGGGCGTCCTCGGCGACGCGTCGGGACGCCTGCCCTTCACCGACTGGGAGCCGCGCGAGGGGCTCTCCGAGGGGGCGAGCGTCCGAATCGAGGGCGTCTACGTCCGCGAGTTCCGGGGCGTCCCCTCGGTGAACCTCTCCGAGTTCACGACCGTGACGCCGCTCTCGGAGCCGGTCTCGGTTCGCGATTCGGCCCCACAGCTATCGGTTCGTGAGGCCGTCACCTCCGGCGGGATGTTCGACGTCGAGGTCGTCGGCAACCTCCTCGAAGTGCGCGACGGCTCGGGTCTCATCGAGCGCTGTCCCGAGTGTGGCCGGGTCGTCCAGAACGGCCAGTGTCGCACGCACGGCGACGTCGACGGCGAGGACGACATGCGGGTGAAGGCCATCCTCGACGACGGGAGCGGCACCGTCACCGTCGTGCTCGACCGTGACCTCACCGAGGAGGTGTACGGTGGGACGATGGCCGAGGCGCGCGAACAGGCCCGCGAGGCGATGGACAAGGAAGTCGTCGCCGACCGCATCCGCGACCGCCTCGTCGGCAGGGAGTACCGGGTCCGCGGGAACCTCTCGGTGGACGACTACGGTGCCAACCTCGACGCCGACGAGTTCGCCGAGTCCGCCGACGACCCGGCGACGCGGGCGCGCGACGTGCTGGATGCGGTCGACGACGACCCCGAGGAGGTGTCCGCATGA
- the trxA gene encoding thioredoxin, with the protein MSTAQPSEPIHVKSKAHLDELVAEHDVVLADFYADWCGPCKMLEPTVAEIAAETEVAVVKVDIDELQDLARDAGVRSVPTLQFYAHGEEAKRLIGVQDKDALLDVIAELA; encoded by the coding sequence ATGAGTACTGCACAGCCCAGCGAGCCGATCCACGTGAAGAGCAAAGCACACCTCGACGAACTCGTCGCTGAACACGACGTCGTCCTCGCGGACTTCTACGCCGACTGGTGCGGCCCGTGCAAGATGCTCGAACCGACCGTCGCGGAGATCGCGGCCGAGACCGAGGTGGCCGTGGTGAAGGTAGACATCGACGAACTGCAGGACCTCGCCCGCGACGCCGGGGTGCGGAGCGTCCCGACGCTCCAGTTCTACGCCCACGGGGAGGAGGCGAAGCGGCTCATCGGCGTGCAGGACAAAGACGCCCTGCTCGACGTCATCGCGGAACTCGCGTAA
- the moaC gene encoding cyclic pyranopterin monophosphate synthase MoaC: MSDPDDAPTGEDPRATDTGEELTHTDEEGNVQMVDVGSKPDSDRRAVARGTIHLQPSTLDAVRADDIGKGDVLATARVGAVQAVKHTWETIPMCHQIPITNVDTDFRVETDRIVLTVAVETTGKTGCEMEALEGVTTGLNVVWDMVKAAEKNEAGQYPDTHITDVHVVQKEKRERDE, encoded by the coding sequence ATGAGTGACCCGGACGACGCCCCGACCGGTGAGGACCCCCGGGCGACCGACACGGGCGAGGAACTCACGCACACCGACGAGGAGGGTAACGTCCAGATGGTCGACGTCGGCTCGAAGCCCGACTCGGACAGACGTGCGGTCGCACGGGGGACGATCCACCTCCAGCCGTCGACTCTCGACGCCGTCCGCGCCGACGACATCGGGAAGGGCGACGTCCTCGCGACGGCTCGCGTGGGGGCGGTCCAGGCGGTGAAACACACCTGGGAGACCATCCCGATGTGCCATCAGATCCCGATCACGAACGTCGACACCGACTTCCGGGTGGAGACGGACCGAATCGTGCTCACCGTCGCCGTCGAGACCACCGGGAAGACCGGCTGTGAGATGGAGGCGCTGGAGGGCGTGACGACGGGACTGAACGTCGTCTGGGATATGGTGAAGGCCGCAGAGAAGAACGAGGCAGGACAGTACCCCGACACGCACATCACGGACGTCCACGTGGTCCAGAAGGAGAAACGAGAACGCGACGAGTGA
- a CDS encoding glycosyltransferase family 4 protein — protein sequence MSLKVLWLGWGYPPNVTGGLDTFVGEMFERFLDRGVDIELVLPGEYAPEGRDNIIGVPTGDGDIITRIGRLSAEFANRAEGKDIIHTHDWFGYGPGSRAMNNTDATWVTTFHSLSSDRNIDPPQREVETERRVVERCDELIAVSHITARKVQAEYGGESEVIHNGFSTVEPTGRDIKDELGIDGKMLFYVGRHTDQKGLSHLIYAMDKLRRDDVTLVMGGSGHLTDQLKKFAELLGVEDQIEWAGFVEEQYLGDYYASADLFVSPSLSEPFGITITEALSVGTRVVATECGAAEVIPESCVVPAEVDSGSLADAIEHGLSLDGPLEYEPRTWDTVVDEHLDFYERIA from the coding sequence ATGTCGCTCAAAGTACTCTGGCTCGGCTGGGGGTACCCGCCAAACGTGACCGGCGGCCTCGACACGTTCGTCGGCGAGATGTTCGAGCGCTTCCTCGACCGAGGCGTAGACATCGAACTCGTCCTGCCCGGGGAGTACGCGCCCGAGGGACGTGACAACATCATCGGCGTCCCGACGGGCGACGGCGACATCATCACCCGCATCGGCCGCCTCTCCGCCGAGTTCGCCAACCGCGCCGAGGGGAAAGACATCATCCACACCCACGACTGGTTCGGCTACGGGCCGGGGTCGCGTGCGATGAACAACACCGACGCGACGTGGGTGACGACGTTCCACTCACTCTCGTCGGACCGAAACATCGACCCGCCGCAGCGCGAGGTCGAGACCGAACGGCGCGTCGTCGAGCGCTGTGACGAACTCATCGCCGTGAGCCACATCACCGCCCGCAAGGTACAAGCCGAGTACGGCGGCGAGTCGGAGGTCATCCACAACGGCTTCTCGACCGTCGAGCCGACGGGTCGCGACATCAAAGACGAGCTGGGCATCGACGGGAAGATGCTCTTCTACGTGGGACGACACACCGACCAGAAGGGGCTCTCACACCTCATCTACGCGATGGACAAGCTCCGCCGGGACGACGTCACGCTCGTGATGGGCGGGAGCGGCCACCTCACCGACCAGTTGAAGAAGTTCGCCGAACTCCTCGGCGTCGAAGACCAGATCGAGTGGGCGGGCTTCGTCGAAGAGCAGTACCTCGGCGACTACTACGCCTCGGCTGACCTGTTCGTCTCCCCGTCGCTGTCGGAGCCGTTCGGCATCACCATCACCGAGGCGCTCTCAGTGGGGACGCGTGTCGTCGCCACCGAGTGCGGGGCCGCGGAGGTCATCCCCGAGTCCTGCGTCGTCCCCGCCGAGGTCGACTCGGGCTCGCTCGCCGACGCGATCGAGCACGGCCTGTCGCTCGACGGGCCGCTCGAGTACGAGCCGCGGACCTGGGACACTGTCGTCGACGAACACCTCGACTTCTACGAGCGCATCGCCTGA
- a CDS encoding DUF7510 family protein, translating into MTDEDVEFTVEIVDGETLIEMTGDRDTAVVVYSDSGERIYLPPEDFERPPETSDSPYRSARSDSPYQAARNDSPYQSARNDSPYQSARDDSPYQSARQQFPEEGMRSTRDGYAIRHPEAVTDVRVLR; encoded by the coding sequence ATGACAGACGAAGACGTCGAGTTCACGGTGGAGATCGTCGACGGCGAGACGCTGATCGAGATGACGGGCGACCGTGACACGGCCGTCGTCGTCTACTCCGACTCGGGCGAGCGTATCTACCTCCCGCCGGAGGACTTCGAGCGCCCGCCGGAGACGAGCGACAGTCCGTACCGGTCCGCACGCAGCGACAGTCCGTATCAGGCCGCACGCAACGACAGCCCGTATCAGTCCGCGCGCAACGACAGCCCCTACCAGTCTGCCCGCGACGACAGCCCGTATCAGTCCGCGCGTCAGCAGTTCCCCGAGGAGGGCATGCGGTCGACCCGAGACGGCTACGCCATCCGCCACCCCGAGGCCGTCACGGACGTTCGGGTTCTGCGGTAA
- a CDS encoding FUN14 domain-containing protein, which translates to MVDINLQQLGLELGSGALVGGIIGFAAKKVAKVIAIIIGLELALFKFLESRQIITVDWERLTAGMLSTGEAATSGTPPDWAMTILSTLSVSAGFTGGFLVGFKKG; encoded by the coding sequence ATGGTCGACATCAACCTCCAGCAACTCGGGCTCGAACTGGGGAGCGGGGCGCTCGTCGGCGGCATCATCGGCTTCGCGGCCAAGAAGGTCGCGAAGGTCATCGCCATCATCATCGGTCTCGAACTCGCTCTGTTCAAGTTCCTCGAGTCGCGGCAGATTATCACCGTGGACTGGGAACGGCTGACCGCGGGGATGCTCAGTACGGGGGAGGCCGCGACGTCGGGGACACCGCCGGACTGGGCGATGACCATCCTGTCGACGCTGTCGGTGTCGGCGGGCTTCACCGGTGGCTTCCTCGTCGGCTTCAAGAAGGGATAG
- a CDS encoding ribosome assembly factor SBDS produces MISLDEAVTARLESHGARFEVLIDPDAALAIKRGEFDGDLEEVIAAEDVFEDASRGDRPAEADLKKVFETTDPMSIIPEVVKRGEIQITADQRREMQEQKRRQLIDRIARNAVNPQMDDAPHPPDRIERALEEAGFRVDPMEPIETQVDDALEALRPVIPIRFSEVTIAVQVPADRAGSAQARIRQFGDLEREEWQSDGSWVGVLTFPAGMQNDFYDLVNDVTSGEAETRIVKDKDDLNVR; encoded by the coding sequence ATGATATCACTCGACGAAGCGGTCACAGCTCGCCTCGAATCCCACGGCGCGCGGTTCGAGGTCCTCATCGACCCCGACGCCGCCCTCGCCATCAAGCGCGGGGAGTTCGACGGCGACCTCGAGGAGGTCATCGCCGCCGAGGACGTCTTCGAGGACGCCTCACGCGGTGACCGCCCGGCGGAGGCGGACCTGAAGAAGGTGTTCGAGACGACAGACCCGATGAGCATCATCCCCGAAGTCGTCAAACGCGGGGAGATCCAGATCACGGCCGACCAGCGCCGAGAGATGCAAGAGCAGAAGCGTCGCCAGCTCATCGACCGCATCGCGCGCAACGCGGTCAACCCTCAGATGGACGACGCGCCGCACCCGCCGGACCGCATCGAACGCGCCCTCGAAGAGGCCGGCTTCCGCGTCGACCCGATGGAGCCCATCGAGACCCAGGTCGACGACGCCCTGGAGGCGCTCCGGCCGGTGATTCCCATCCGATTCTCGGAGGTCACCATCGCCGTCCAGGTCCCCGCGGACAGGGCGGGGAGCGCACAGGCGCGCATCCGGCAGTTCGGCGACCTCGAACGCGAGGAGTGGCAGAGCGACGGGTCGTGGGTCGGCGTCCTCACGTTCCCCGCCGGGATGCAGAACGACTTCTACGACCTCGTGAACGACGTCACGAGCGGCGAGGCCGAGACACGCATCGTCAAGGACAAAGACGACCTGAACGTCCGCTGA
- a CDS encoding metallophosphoesterase, translating to MSRRARVEPVPGEPAAVARTDGERVLVVADYHAGIEVGLRYERGVELESAADVRLARLERLLDRTRPDRLLVLGDLVHRIGPPDGDEVDELVTVVDRVTDRVPMTLVPGNHDGGVADTVARRGVDLEVVGSGGVRLGPVGFVHGHTWPASDVLRADVVCTAHEHPTVKLADEVGGSRVERAWLRGRLDPTAFTGHVDVDVDADTGAGHGATELVVVPAFNDRSGGTWVNVDGQDFLSPFLPEALPDGELYLLDGTRLGHYRRV from the coding sequence ATGTCTCGGCGGGCGCGCGTCGAACCGGTTCCCGGCGAACCGGCAGCGGTCGCGCGAACCGACGGGGAGCGCGTCCTCGTCGTCGCCGACTACCACGCCGGCATCGAGGTCGGCCTGCGCTACGAGCGCGGCGTCGAACTGGAGAGCGCGGCGGACGTCCGCCTGGCCCGACTGGAGCGACTGCTCGACCGGACGCGGCCCGACAGACTCCTCGTGCTGGGTGACCTCGTCCACCGCATCGGCCCACCCGACGGTGACGAAGTCGACGAACTCGTGACGGTCGTCGACCGGGTGACCGACCGGGTTCCGATGACGCTCGTCCCCGGCAACCACGACGGCGGCGTCGCCGACACGGTCGCGAGGCGGGGGGTCGACCTGGAAGTCGTCGGCTCGGGCGGCGTTCGGCTCGGCCCGGTCGGGTTCGTCCACGGCCACACCTGGCCGGCGAGCGACGTCCTGCGCGCGGACGTGGTCTGCACGGCCCACGAACACCCCACGGTGAAACTGGCGGACGAGGTCGGCGGGAGCAGAGTCGAGCGGGCCTGGCTTCGTGGTCGTCTCGACCCCACCGCGTTCACGGGCCACGTCGACGTCGATGTCGACGCCGACACGGGGGCGGGACACGGAGCGACCGAACTCGTCGTCGTCCCGGCGTTCAACGACCGCTCGGGCGGCACGTGGGTCAACGTCGACGGGCAGGACTTCCTCTCGCCGTTCCTCCCCGAGGCGCTCCCCGACGGCGAACTGTACCTGCTCGACGGGACGCGGCTGGGACACTACCGTCGGGTGTGA
- a CDS encoding 2,5-diamino-6-(ribosylamino)-4(3H)-pyrimidinone 5'-phosphate reductase translates to MDVVVNAAMSVDGKLSTRRREQLKISGEADFDRVDRLRAAADAVMVGVGTVLADDPHLTLDDDDRRVHRLRNGRPGNPARVVADSRGRTPLDARILDDAAGTHLLVTDAASESRREALAGVGDHVRVHRVDEDESGHVDLGVGLAALESAGIDRLMVEGGGELISSLFGASLVDELSVYVGSLVVGGRDAPTLVDGEGFVDAFPRLDLRDVERLDDGVVLRYDVV, encoded by the coding sequence ATGGACGTCGTCGTCAACGCCGCGATGAGCGTCGACGGGAAGCTCTCCACCCGACGGCGCGAACAGCTGAAGATCAGCGGTGAGGCAGACTTCGACCGTGTCGACCGCCTCCGCGCCGCCGCCGACGCGGTCATGGTCGGCGTCGGGACCGTACTCGCGGACGACCCACACCTCACGCTGGACGACGACGACCGACGCGTGCACCGGCTTCGGAACGGTCGCCCCGGAAACCCCGCCCGAGTCGTGGCCGACTCGCGTGGTCGAACGCCGCTCGATGCGCGCATCCTCGACGACGCAGCCGGGACGCACCTCCTCGTGACCGACGCCGCCAGCGAGTCACGGCGGGAGGCGCTCGCCGGCGTGGGCGACCACGTGCGCGTGCACCGCGTCGACGAAGACGAGTCGGGACATGTCGACCTCGGTGTCGGTCTCGCGGCCCTCGAATCGGCGGGCATCGACCGGCTCATGGTCGAAGGCGGCGGCGAACTCATCTCGTCGCTCTTCGGTGCCTCGCTAGTCGACGAACTCTCGGTCTACGTCGGGTCACTCGTGGTGGGCGGACGGGACGCGCCGACGCTCGTCGACGGCGAGGGGTTCGTCGACGCGTTCCCACGCCTCGACCTCCGGGACGTCGAACGGCTCGACGACGGTGTGGTGCTGCGGTACGACGTGGTGTGA
- a CDS encoding NifU family protein, whose translation MDSTADAEPLERRLERFMNRNFPQIAMHGGTAGIDALDEDTGEVWITLAGACSGCGISPMTIQALKSRMVMEFDELSEVHASTGYGFDDTERPDLSDVPF comes from the coding sequence ATGGACTCCACCGCTGACGCGGAGCCGCTCGAACGACGGCTCGAGCGGTTCATGAACCGGAACTTCCCACAGATCGCGATGCACGGTGGCACGGCCGGTATCGACGCGCTCGACGAGGACACCGGCGAGGTGTGGATTACGCTCGCCGGCGCGTGCTCCGGCTGCGGAATCTCGCCGATGACCATCCAGGCGCTCAAGTCGCGGATGGTGATGGAGTTCGACGAACTCAGCGAGGTCCACGCTTCGACCGGGTACGGGTTCGACGACACGGAGCGGCCGGACCTCTCCGACGTCCCGTTCTGA